From the uncultured Methanomethylovorans sp. genome, the window TAAGAGCTTCATTAGCTACTTCCTCGGCTGCCTCTTCATCAAAGTCAAGAATTGCTGCCTTTGCTTTTGCAATTATTTCTGCTTTTGTTGCCATTGATAATCCTCCATTTGATTATTTTAAATCACAGGCCTTCCCTGAATGCCTTGTCTGCCCTATCAACGATAGCTTTCATGTCCTTAAGCAGATCAGCATCTATTGGTGCAACCTCGTGGTTCTTCATCACATCGATCACTTTTTCGTGGGCTACTGTTGCAAGATCCTTTGAACCTGCTGCTTTCCAGTCTCCGTACATCAACCTGTTGATAAGCATCGGGTTGGATGGGAGATCGATGTTCTTCCTTGTGGTCTTGTGTGCAAGGAAGTTGTTTCCTATTCCTACCTGCTGGATAGCTTCCACCGCAAGCGTCTCCTCAGATACTGGAATACCCTGCATTGCTTTCTTTGTCATGGAGATCATATCATTGTCAAAGACAAGCTGCTCCATAGAGAAGGTCATACCAAGCTCGAGCATACCTGCACCATACAGGGTGTTTGCACCGGCCAGGGCTGGCAACAACGTTGTCATGGTCTTCTCGTGACCTGCCTGACCGTCTGGGATCTTGGCATCAGACTACGAGCCAGCTACATATGTAGGCAAACCGTATTTCTGACCAAGTTTTGCTACTGCTGCACTAATAAGACCGAGTTCTGGAGAACCTACTGGTGCGGTACCCTTCTTAAGGTCAAAAGTAGTTGTAGAACTACCATACCACACTGATGCTCCTGGCTGTGTGAGTTGGGCTAATACGATACCTGAAAGCACTTCTGCATTGTGGGTAACAAGTGTACCTGCAAGATGAACTGGAGATGAACCACCAGACATTGCCATGCTCAATACGTTTACAGGAATGCCAAACCGTGCACCCTTCATGATAACCTGGCATGCATTAACACTGAGCTCCAGGGGGCTGGTAGGACAAAGTAACATAGAGAATATGGGCTTCTTGCGTGCTTCTTCCTCATCGCCGCCATAGTATGCTTTTACAATATCCCTGTAGTACTCTACGTGCTCACCAACTGGATCGATGTGGTGGAAGTGCTTAGAAGTGTTCATAAGAGGCGTCAGTGTCTCGTGAACATCCTGCATACCCTTACCTGCCCAATCCCTAGCAGAAACTGCAAGTGAGTAATAATCAATGTTATCTGCCCAATCCACGAGCTTTGCAGTTGCTGCTACATCAGCTTCAGTGGAATCTACAGTTTCGTACTGTCCAGGTGCCTTGTAATTGCACATTTTGACACCAGTACCGAAACAAGTCCAGTGGACCTTACCTTTGTGTTCCTGAACGACCTTTTTCTTTGGGTCACGCCCATACAGGGTGAACCTAGATGGACAATCAAGAAGAGCTCTGTTTACGACATATTCAGGAATCTTGACAACCTTAGTCTTCTCATCTACCTGGCATCCTGCCTGTTTGAAAATGTTCCTTGCTTCTGCATCTGAAACCTGGACGCCTGGGTTCATTAATACATCCATGGTTGCATAGTGAAGTGCTCTAAGATCTTCTTCAGAGAAGAGTTCCAACTTCACGCCTTCCAGTATATCCCTGCCTGGATAATAGTGGTTTACCATATTATTTCCTCCTTACTTTATCACGCATGCCATGGTACAATCACCCTAGATTGCACATTTCTAACATGCATTGCTTATTACTTTAGGCTAATCGTATCTAGTATATATATTTTGCTATTAATAGATATATTTATACTTTTTGCTAGAGAGCCTGAAAGAGGTTATATTAAAAGATAGCGGATAATAAGAGTAGAAGTTAAAAGACATACAAAGAGTATAAGAACAATTGTAAGTGTTTATACTAATGCTATTCTTTGGAGAGTGATTTGCTAAATATGAACACGCATATATACTTTTTGTACTAATCTTTTTAATTAAATATACACATGGTATAAAATAAAGAAAAATCACGGTAATACACGTTGTTTTGTTAGTCCCACCTGAATACATAATCTCAAATACCCATATACTAAAATAAATTAAGTGTGTTAGTAGGAAACCAGTTCGCGCAGAAAAATAACTCCATATATTATATAAATAACCTAACTTTGGAAAAATAAGATAAGATAAGATAATTTTTAAATATCTACGGTACTTGCTGACAGTCGGGCCACGCCTATTAAGGCTTCTCGCCCATCCCACTTGCCTATAAAGAACTTAGTATCTGAAGATAAGAAATTACGATCTTTGCTCATAAGGGGTACATAACATCTGGAGGAATTGCCCGAGATTAGGCCTTCAATATCGATACTCTCAAGAACTTCTTCTTCTTTCCCCGGAGGGAACAGTTCCAAGAAATCCATCTTGGAAAGATCTTTTCTAGAATACTTTAAGTATTTCTGCAAAGCATGATTTGCATGAATGATCAATCCACCCATGTCCATGATGAATATCAGATCATCCATCGTGTCAAAAAGATCTTGAAGCCCATTTTGATCTTTCCTAACTGGAGTACCTTCTCTGAACCTAGATATGATCAAACCTAACTGATTTGCAATAGTATCAATGACATTCCTGGAATTTGCAGGTATTTCCAGTTCTTTGTGAGAACCAAGTATCATTGAAGCAATAAGTTTTTCATTATAATTTACTGGAATGAAACCCATGGCTTGCAGACCTTCATAATCAAGATCCCCTTTGATCATATCACTAATCTCAGAAAAATATTTGTATACAGGATAACCAGTGGTAAAAAGCCTTGCCTGAATAGTATTAGGAGCAAAATGCCTGAAGTTGTCTGCGAACTTATCCGACAGACCACGGTAAGCCATCATTTCAAAATCACCTTCTGAGTTATCAATTAAGTAGATGGCTCCACAGTCTACAGCTTTGATCTGAAGAGCAAAATCAAGTATTTTTTCAAACATATCCTGTAGATTGTCACCTGAAGACAGAACATTATCAAAATCAGACTCAACCTGGACAAAATTCGTTGCCTGCTTGCGCTCTGTGACATCAACAATGATACCTTGAAGGAAATCGATCTCCCCATGCAGATCATGGTGAATAAGAGTTCTTTCGTCTACCCACCTGACCTCACCTAATTTGGTAAGGACCCTATACTCTTGACTAAAGTCGGAATATCCTTCTTTATAGCATCTAGCTACCTCTGTACGTACTTTCTCCAGGTCTGCTGGGTGAATAATATCCCCATACACCATTTTACCTGACAGGAAATCCTCTACTGAATAGCCAAAACGCTCTATGTTCTTTGAAACGAATTCTACTGGCCAGTCATCTTCTGGACTCCATATAAAGACTACTGCAGGACTGTCATTTATCACAGACTCCAAGACTTTGAGTATCTTTCGGGTTTCGATGAGTTTCCAATCAACAAGCTTACATTGTACGAGCTTCCACATTCCATCAAAAAGTAAAGTGAGCTGCCTGACATCCGAACTATCATACTCGTTCGATTTATTGGCTACGGCAGCAACGGCTACCACCTGATCCCCGTCCATTACCGGTACATTGATATAACGATTAATCTTGATATCCTGATCAGATATGATACCTTTGATAAGACCAGAGCCTGAGAACTTGTTGTTTACGATAGGTTCTCTTTCCCTTATAGCCTCCCCCCACATACCCGTAGAATTTACAGGAAATATCCAGGATTTTTTTTCACCATTTATTTTCTGCATGGGCCATGCATATATTTCAAGACTTTTTTCGTTCTCTTGCAGCAAACCAAGATAACCTATTTGACTATGAGTTAACCTCACAGCTTTTTCAATAGCAAATTCTACAATTTCTGAAACAGAGGAGTCAGCCCTCTGATGAAGTTCAAGAAGTGCCTCCAGGCGTGCTTCATTTAGATGTATTTTTTCTTCAGTCCCTTGAAGCTCACTTATATCCTGGATAAGTCCAAGCCCCCCTATAAGACAACCATCTTCAGACATTATGGGAGAAAACTCTGCCTTAATAGTAAATTTTTTTCCTACCGGAGAAATGTACTCTCCTTCAAAATGACCGGACTCACCCAAGAAAACAAGATCAATAGCAGCTTTAAGGGCCCCTTCCCCTACATATTGAAGTATATTAAGACCCAATACCCTACTTAGGGGTTCAGCAATAATTTTTAAACAGATATGATTACAGTTAATAATTGTACCATTCTCATCAAAACAAAGGATGCCCAGAGGAGCTTTTTCAAATAAGAGATGGTATTTTCTTTCCACATCTTCCAAAGTACTTTCTGCTTTCTCTTTTTCGGTATTATCGATTATTATACCTTGGTAACGGGAAATAATTCCATCATCATCCCTCTTTAAAAGAGACCTTTCAGTTACATATCTTACTTCTCCGGATTTGGTAAGGATTCTGTAAACTAGTGTAAAGTAAGAAGTATTGCCCTTTTTGAGTAGTTTTTTGACTTCTGAATTTATCTTTCCATAATCTTCAGGATGTACAATATCAGCATAATCAAGTTTTCCGGACATAAATTCTTCTGGAGTGTATCCTAATTGTGCGATGTTTGCCGAAACCCATTCAACCGGCCATCTCTCATCCACCTTCCATATGAAAGACATCACTGGGCTTACGTTGTATAATGCTTCGAGCTTTTTTAAAGTGTCAGAATCCTCCGGTAGATAATACTCAGCACGTTTCTTTTCATACTCAGAAAGTGTCGTACTTTTGGAAATTATAATTACCTCCGAGGAGTAGAGAGTCCCTACTTTATAAAAATGTGAATCGTTCCTACTATTAGCCTAAAAGACTAGAAACTACATATATAAAGATTTCTGTAAAAGAGTAGTCCAAGTAGAACTTAAAAAACAAAGCATTAAAATTTTTGTAAATTTTCTTCAAGGTAGAAAACCCCAAGGGATTATAGAAAAATATAAGTGCTATTACTATTGATCTCTTTTAAAGATGAAAAGAAAATATAGACTAATGTTTTACTAAATCATTACTGTGGAGAAAATATATATACCAAATATTGAGTAGGATTTTTGTCAGCAAAAAAACAAGTTAAAAATTGATTCTGAAGAATGTCTACGGAGACTCTTGATGACATTTATGTGTATAATCGCCTGCAGGATATTTGAAAACGAGATCGTGCATGTTATAAAAAACGATGCCCAAATTAGAAATGTATTCGTTTTAGATAGTCCTGATGCTGCAGGAATACTCCAGAAATTATCTGACAATGCCATACCTCATACAGTTTATTCAGCAAATGACATAGAGGATTTAATACACAGTGAACAAAATACAAATTATTGTCTTGTTCTGAATATCCTTGGTTTTTCCCTTGATGCATCTCCACAGTTGCTGAAAGAAGGCGTGTACAAGGAAGTTAGCACAATGTCCGAGTATGCCGATACAATCCTTATATTCTATGGATTGTGTGGGAATGTTCTCGGCAATATAAATAGAGACTTTTCACATCTTTCCTGCCCTGTACACATTCTGAGAGAAGAAGATGGCGAAATCATCGATGACTGTATAGGTGCTTCCCTTGGAGGAAGAAAACCTTATCTTAAAGCCTTGAAAGAAGCTGGTGGTGAGGGCATATATTTCCTTACACCCATGGGAGCTATTTTCTGGAAAGAAATGGCGGTTATTGCCCGGCTCACAAATGATCCCAATAACACCGCAATGACAAAGATTGTGTTTGATTATGCTGGATATAAAAAAGTAGGTAAGATCAATACTGGTCTGGCTTATGAGAAGAGTTTCAATGAGAAAGTAGAAGAGTTTGCTCAAGCTTTTGATTTTCAAATAGTTGATATGAAAGGCACAGTGAAAATTGCTGAGCAATCATATCAAAGAGCCAAAGATGCCATTTTTAGGAAAAAGGGGAATGAATAAAAATGCAATATAGCTTGGGTATTGACGCCGGTGGTACTTATACAGATGCCGTGGTTCTCAGTAATACTGATGGTAAAGTCTTACAGGCAAACAAAGCATTGACAACATATCCAGATCTTATCCATGGAATACGAAATGCTCTTGACGGTCTTGACCAAACATTCCTTACTAATGTAAAAATGATCTCCGTTTCAACAACCCTTGCAACAAACACAATACTTGAAAACACTGGTTACCCTGTCGGGTTAATACTAGTTGGAAAAGCGAATGTTACCAGCGACCAGAAAATAAAATATAGTATACAGGTTAGCGGTGGCCACAATAATACAGGCAATGAAGCTGAACCTCTGGATATCCAATCAATTGAAAAATTCATCCTGAAAGTGAGAGGCAAGGTCTCAGCTTTTGCAGTATCCTCATATTTCAGTGTCCGCAATCCTGAACACGAGCTACAAGTAAAGGATAGTGTTATAAGACTTACAGGTCTGCCAGTAGTTTGCGGACATGAACTGTCTCAAGACCTCGGTGCCTATGACAGAGGTGTAACAGCTTATCTGAATGCGCAGTTGATACCCATTACTAATCAATTTATGCAGTCTGTGACCGCAGAGATCAAAAGGAGGAACATTGAAGCAAAACTCATGATGCTCAAGTGCGATGGATCTGTAGTGGGTATAGAGGAAGCTCTCAAAAAGCCCATTGAATCTATTTTTTCAGGTCCTGCAGCTAGTTTACTAGGTGCTTCCCACCTTTCAGGCTTTAAAAGTTGTGCAGTAGTGGATGTAGGTGGGACAAGTACTGATGTCTCTATGATATGTGAAGGCCTCCCCGAAATTTCCAATTATGGAGCAGTTGTAGGCAGATGGCAGACAAAGGTCAAAGCAATCAAGATGGAAACTTCAGCTATGGGAGGGGACAGTCATGTATGGATGCTCAATCATGAGATCCATATAGGACCTCGCAAAGTCATGCCTTTATGCCTTGCAGCAATGAAATATCCGGAGATAAAAGAAAAACTGAAGATGAAACAAACTATCCTCAGAAATCAGATCGGAGAAAATATACAGCCTACAAAGTTCTTCTTGAAAAGTGGAAAAATACCGGATGAACTGAGTACTGAGGAAACCGCTCTTTTCGAACGCCTCAGTAATAGACCCTCTACAGTAAGTGAGATTTACTGGAACGAGAACCGTATGCCAAGTCCTATGACCATGGATATGTTGATCCAGAAAAGACTTGTAAAAACCATAGGTTTTACCCCAACTGATGCTTTGCATGTCTTGGGAGAATATGACCGCTGGGATGTAGAAGCTGCAGATATAGGTGCAGAAGTGCTGTCCGGATTTGCGGGTATTAATAAGTTGGAACTATGCTCCAACGTAAAAGAACAAGTGGCATGTAATATGGCTCTGAACCTAGCTGCTTTTCTCCTTGAAGATGTGGACAGGGAAGAAATAAAAAATATAATCAAAGGGAACTTCGCTGCAGGCATCAAGGTGAAAATGCCCGTGGTATTGCTGGGAGGTCCAGTAACTGCCTATAAGAATGACCTGGGGAGATACATTGATTCTATTGTCGTTGTTCCTGAACATGCCAGTGTAGGAAACGCTGTGGGAGCACTTATGGGTAAAGGTATCAAAAGACTTGAAGTACTTGTAAAAGCCTCGCTCTCAGAGTCGAAATACAATCTAAAACCTGAAGCTTATATTGTTTTCTACCCAGGTGGAAGAAAAGAGTTTTCCTCATATACAGAAGCTTTGGAACACGCAGAAAAAATCGGGGCTGAACTTGTGATGGAGTACATGTCATTTTCTGGATTGGATCGTAGTGAAATTAAGATAGACATGAGACGTAAGGACATAAGCCTGGAGGATGGCACCACACCCTTGGAAACGAAACTAGATTTCTTTGGGACAGGGATAGTAAAAGGCGAAGTTGGCTACTGACCATGCATTAACTACATTAGAATTAAAATGAGCATGTAAGAAGGAGGAGAAATGCAATATAGTATGGGTATTGATGCAGGTGGAACTTACACAGATGCAGTGATCATAAGAAACTCTGACAGAAAAGTTGTAGCCTCACACAAAGCCCTTACAACTTACCCTGAACTTCTCACTGGTATTGAGAATGCTATCGATGGCCTGGATTCTAAATACCTAGAAAATGTAAAGCTTGTCTCGGTATCTACAACTCTGGCAACTAATACAATACTTGAGAAAACAGGCTATCCTGTGGGTCTTATTCTTGTTGGTAATTATGTGGTACCTGAAG encodes:
- a CDS encoding PAS domain S-box protein, with protein sequence MSFIWKVDERWPVEWVSANIAQLGYTPEEFMSGKLDYADIVHPEDYGKINSEVKKLLKKGNTSYFTLVYRILTKSGEVRYVTERSLLKRDDDGIISRYQGIIIDNTEKEKAESTLEDVERKYHLLFEKAPLGILCFDENGTIINCNHICLKIIAEPLSRVLGLNILQYVGEGALKAAIDLVFLGESGHFEGEYISPVGKKFTIKAEFSPIMSEDGCLIGGLGLIQDISELQGTEEKIHLNEARLEALLELHQRADSSVSEIVEFAIEKAVRLTHSQIGYLGLLQENEKSLEIYAWPMQKINGEKKSWIFPVNSTGMWGEAIREREPIVNNKFSGSGLIKGIISDQDIKINRYINVPVMDGDQVVAVAAVANKSNEYDSSDVRQLTLLFDGMWKLVQCKLVDWKLIETRKILKVLESVINDSPAVVFIWSPEDDWPVEFVSKNIERFGYSVEDFLSGKMVYGDIIHPADLEKVRTEVARCYKEGYSDFSQEYRVLTKLGEVRWVDERTLIHHDLHGEIDFLQGIIVDVTERKQATNFVQVESDFDNVLSSGDNLQDMFEKILDFALQIKAVDCGAIYLIDNSEGDFEMMAYRGLSDKFADNFRHFAPNTIQARLFTTGYPVYKYFSEISDMIKGDLDYEGLQAMGFIPVNYNEKLIASMILGSHKELEIPANSRNVIDTIANQLGLIISRFREGTPVRKDQNGLQDLFDTMDDLIFIMDMGGLIIHANHALQKYLKYSRKDLSKMDFLELFPPGKEEEVLESIDIEGLISGNSSRCYVPLMSKDRNFLSSDTKFFIGKWDGREALIGVARLSASTVDI
- a CDS encoding DUF1638 domain-containing protein; amino-acid sequence: MTFMCIIACRIFENEIVHVIKNDAQIRNVFVLDSPDAAGILQKLSDNAIPHTVYSANDIEDLIHSEQNTNYCLVLNILGFSLDASPQLLKEGVYKEVSTMSEYADTILIFYGLCGNVLGNINRDFSHLSCPVHILREEDGEIIDDCIGASLGGRKPYLKALKEAGGEGIYFLTPMGAIFWKEMAVIARLTNDPNNTAMTKIVFDYAGYKKVGKINTGLAYEKSFNEKVEEFAQAFDFQIVDMKGTVKIAEQSYQRAKDAIFRKKGNE
- a CDS encoding hydantoinase/oxoprolinase family protein encodes the protein MQYSLGIDAGGTYTDAVVLSNTDGKVLQANKALTTYPDLIHGIRNALDGLDQTFLTNVKMISVSTTLATNTILENTGYPVGLILVGKANVTSDQKIKYSIQVSGGHNNTGNEAEPLDIQSIEKFILKVRGKVSAFAVSSYFSVRNPEHELQVKDSVIRLTGLPVVCGHELSQDLGAYDRGVTAYLNAQLIPITNQFMQSVTAEIKRRNIEAKLMMLKCDGSVVGIEEALKKPIESIFSGPAASLLGASHLSGFKSCAVVDVGGTSTDVSMICEGLPEISNYGAVVGRWQTKVKAIKMETSAMGGDSHVWMLNHEIHIGPRKVMPLCLAAMKYPEIKEKLKMKQTILRNQIGENIQPTKFFLKSGKIPDELSTEETALFERLSNRPSTVSEIYWNENRMPSPMTMDMLIQKRLVKTIGFTPTDALHVLGEYDRWDVEAADIGAEVLSGFAGINKLELCSNVKEQVACNMALNLAAFLLEDVDREEIKNIIKGNFAAGIKVKMPVVLLGGPVTAYKNDLGRYIDSIVVVPEHASVGNAVGALMGKGIKRLEVLVKASLSESKYNLKPEAYIVFYPGGRKEFSSYTEALEHAEKIGAELVMEYMSFSGLDRSEIKIDMRRKDISLEDGTTPLETKLDFFGTGIVKGEVGY